A window of Garra rufa chromosome 6, GarRuf1.0, whole genome shotgun sequence genomic DNA:
GCTGATTTGAAGAGAAGGGGGAAGGATGGGTGGATTCGAAAGAAAGTGACAAGCAGCACGGTATAAGGCGGCCCGAAATATGAAGGATTCATATTTATAGGGAAACATTATCTGTGAGTAGTAGAGAACTGAATTCTTCATTAAAGGTTTCTAATGTCTATTGTGGAGATTTAAAAAAGCACATAATGCCTTTCATTGCTGCAGTTTATTTAGGTTTATTGTTGAAGTTGCAAATTTAAAGAAGTGACTCAAAACCAAAAAGTAGAACATACATGTAATTGATAAGTGTACACAATACAGTATATTTACTAAGTTACACAGTTTACAGAGAAAGGGATCCCTTTAACcttaatttttattgttttgttgtttgtttctgAGAAACACAGTAATGTTTCTTTAAAGATCTAAGACACACGTTTGATCTTCATGCTGATGGATTTCATACCAACATCCCAATTGTTCTTCCAGGTGTACCAAACATTTCCAATGGCGAAAATTGTGGGATCTTCACCCCATAAATACACACTGTTGGGATTTGCATGGTGACAGGCTTGGTACCAAAATGCACCAAGATACAGTTTGGCACAGTTATTACTGTCAGTATCTTGGTCCTTGTCGAAGGTGGAGAACTTCTGTCCATTATGGTAAGACAAAGAGTCACCTACAGAGAGAAAGACCATCATTGAAGACATCAGGGCCACATTTACTCAACTAAGAGTGCTTTTTAATGTGAAAAGTGTCCTACCTGCTCCTCCATCAGTGAATTCCAAAACATGCAATGTATATCCATCAGTTTCACAATCCACAGAGAAGGACGAGTACAGAGCAAAACCTTTCCTTCCTTCAAAGTCCTCCAGATCCACTCTCAGCATGTACTTTCTGTTGCTTGTCAGCTGGTACATGTTCTCCAGTCCTGATCAAACACACACATGAAGAACACGTTCAAccaaacacatgaacatccacacaaaCGGACACACGCTGTGAGATCTTACCCAGCCAGTATTCGCTCTCCACATTCCCAAATCCTCTCTTGTACTGATTCCACGGCCGATAGAAATTCACACTGCCGTCCATTCTCCTCTGAATCACCTGTGATGGGTTTATATAGAATATATGATTCAGAATGAATGTTCTGATGTGTGTTTAATGATCTAAAGTCACATTCGTACCGTCCATTCTCCTTTATCTTCATCTTTCCCTTCTGAGATCATCTCACAGTAAACCCAGACAGGAACTTCACCTGCTGGATAGATGGAGTAAATCCCACTGACTGTTTGTCCTGAGTTATAGACATCAGAACAGTCGAGCGGCATGTCACCATGCTGACTGCATCCGTTTACCAGTAAAACCGGGAGAAGAGCCACTAAAAACACCATCATctatagagagagaaagagagaaagagatgaaCGTCACACTGAAATGAAGCTGAAAAACATTTTACTAAGGTCTACGAATGTGGAGTTATTGATGAACTTACTGCCATCTTCTCAGTCTGTCCTCAGTAGATCACAGCAGAGATCAgttttatatagattaaaataatagaaaaatgtTCAGTTTGTcaatctttttttctgaaagttgTATAAATGTCTGAATATTCTGTAGGTAAATGAAGAATAAATCAGTAACTCACTAACTTCTTCAGTCTGACACAAGCACACTTTATATCTGCCAGATTTTCAGACTCCTCCTCTGTTTTACACAAGAAATGTACATTACGATGGCccatatttttaatgtaaatagAAAAAGACACTTGTCATGCTTTATGCAAGTTAAACATGCAATGAGACAAAACAATTTTTTCCCTCTCACTCTGGAGCCAAGTTGAATGCATGCCATGTGTACAATTTCCACCTGACAAAATATTACATCATTTTGAATTTCTTTGCATCTTCTCTTACAAATTTCATCCAATCTTCACCaaattttgctgtgttttggaacaGCACCACCTGTTCTTTTTCATGTATGAACAATTCCAAAAAGTTtcaaaattatcaaaaaaaaaaaaaaaaaaaaacgatagatTCTGTATGACATATAGAGTTGAGTGATACCACATTTTGACATGAGCATTTTGGGCATTGGCCATTTTTACATAAACTGACTCTAAATCTGGTCCAAATGACTTCAAAATTGGCATGTGGTGTCTTTGTCTAAGTTGCTATCATAGTGAATGAGGAAAGTCATGTATCTCGGAAAATATGGCTGTCATCAGCCAATCAAAATCCAGAAATTTTTAAAGGCTATCAGAATAAAACGCTCTGTAGAAGTGCGATATTTGAAAACACAAAACAGACTCAGGGCTACAGACACATTGTACAGACAAATAGTTTTACTTAATGTAGTCTTTCTCAGAAACAAAACAGGCTTTGTTCAGCCCCAttattgctgcttgcagctatattttgtacattttttgcaAAAAGCACAAATAAAGTTTACCTATAGTAAATCATGCTCCCTATCCAGACAAGATACACATCCTGGAATAACATAGTCTCACCAAACAAACTCCAGTTAAACAAAAGATTTCATCTGCTTGATTCAACATTAATTGATCAGCTGGAAGATCAGCTGACTGCCACGATGGCTCCAGGAAGATTTCACCAGAGATATGGTATTTTCAGTTCCCTGCATGATTTGCTGAATGACTTCCTGGACTTCGTCCTCCAGTTTAGTAGAACCCCCTTCACTGTGGGGAAGATGGAGGAGAACCTTTCCCCTAAACATTTTTAGAGGGGTTTGTCTCTTGAGGTGGCCATGGAACTTGGAGTTTTTTACACCATCAGCGACTTTTTCTGTTAATGATGTGTGTTTGTTTCACACACACTTCCCTCAGATCCACCATGATAGTCTTCTGCTCCATCAGCTCTGCTAATCAACCAGTGTTCATGTTGACACCAAATTTTGATTTAGGTTTAGTCATAGacatttgactaaaatgccatttagctgtagtcacattttagtcatttgaattgttttagttttagtctggTTTTAGTCgactatatttacagtagatgcagtcggctaaaatctaatgagtttagttacagtgtaatgcatttattaaacatttctctaaaatgaccacactcattatataggtttcatattaaggttttatcatgatagacacacaTTTAATGCCttgatattaaaattaaataaaaccacttctcataaagaaataagaacatggtcttcttcaatgaaaatattataaaggcttattatgcattatttataacaacttgtttaccactTTCTATATCCTTTCAagcatttatataaattaatttagaTTCATCTTTATTAGAGCTACTATAGTgactcagtcaagagcagtgagtgattttctgtctttctttttttgcttTATTAACATCAGTGCCACAGaaaatagcaactaaattagactactgtccctttaaaactgaACGCATGGATGCAATGAATTTAGTGCTGCAGAACTCACTCTTTTAAATCAAATATGTAATTTATGTGAGTGGTacaaaaccaatttttttttttcatttttattaattaattcatttatttgtttatttattttgtaaataagagACTGGGAGAAGTCTGTCTCTATAAATATACACATATGATTAATTAGTCAACACAGTTTTAgcatttcatgtttttattatataGCATTTTTGCGGCATGAGACAGAGAACAGTATCTGATTCACACACACTCTTCCAACCACCCAGATAAAGTTTATCTTTTCGGTACAAAGCTGATTCATCACCATATATATGCAATGTGTGAGTAACTCAGAAGCTAAACACTCCTTTCTGGCTTTACTTCATAATTCAAAAGTATATAAGTGGGCTAAAGAAGTGACCAGAAACAAAGAAGAGCAATCACTCATAAGGTTATGATAGTGATATTCCTACATGATTCACTGAGTTAGACAGTTAATGCAAAAGAGGAACCCACAAATATGAAATTGATACTTTTGTTGTTTATTTCTGAAAAGCCCTGCAATGTTCCTAAGAAACACGTTTGATCTTCATGGTGATGGATTTCATACTGACTGCGTAATTCTTCCATGATGACCAAACAGCACCAATGGCGTGAATGGTGGGATCTTCTCCCCATAAATACATACCGTTGGGGTTTGAATTGTGACAGTTTGAGTACCAAAATGCCCCAAGAAACAGTTTGGCACAGTTAGCATCTGAAACATCTTGGTCTTTGTCAAAGGTGGAGAACTTGAATCCATTATGGCCAGATAAAGAATCGCCTGCAGAGAGGAAGAGCATCACTAAGGACAATAACCCAATGGAAATGTGTTTCATGAGTACAAATGAAAGTGTCCTACCTGCTCCTCCATCAGTGAATCCTGAAACATGCAGCTGATATCCATCAGTTTCACAATCCACAGAGAAGGACGAGTACAGAGCAGAAACTTTATTTCCTTCAAAGTCCTCCAGATCCACTCTCAGCATGTACTTGTTCTTACGTGTCAGCTGGTACATGTTCTCcagccctgatcaaacacacacaTGAAGAACACGTTCAAccaaacacatgaacatccacacaaaCGGACACACGCTGTGAGATCTTACCCAGCCAGTATTCGCTCTCCACATTCCCAAATCCTCTCTTGTACTGATTCCACGGCCGATAGAAATTCACACTGCCGTCCATTCTCCTCTGAATCACCTGTGATGGGTTTATATACAATATATGATTCAGAATGAATGTTCTGATGGGTGTTTAATGATCTAAAGTTACATTCATACCGTCCATCCTCCATTGTCTTCATCTTTCCCATCTGAGATCATCTCACAGTAAACCCAGACAGGAAAACCACCTGCTGGATAGATGGAGTAAATCCCACTGACTGTTTGACCTGAGTTATAGACATCAGAACAGTCTTCATGCTGACTGCATCCGTTCACCAGTAAAACTGGGAGAAGAGCCACTAAAAACACCATAatctatagagagagagagagaaaaagatgaACATCACACTGAAATGAAGCTGAAATACATTTTACTAAGGTCTACGAATGTGGAGTTATTGATGAACTTACTGCCATCTTGTCAGTCTGTCCTCAGTAGATCACAGCAGAGATCAgttttatatagattaaaataatagaaaaatgtTCAGTTTGTcaatctttttttctgaaagttgTATAAATGTCTGAATATTCTGTAGGTAAATGAAGAATAAATCAGTAACTCACTAACTTCTTCAGTCTGACACAAGCACACTTTATATCTGCCAGATTTTCAAACTCCTCCTCTGTTTTACACAAGAAATGTACATTACGATGGCccatatttttaatgtaaatagAAAAAGACATTTGTCATGCTTTATGCAAGTTAAACATGCAATGAGACAAAACAATTTTTTCCCTCTCACTCTGGAGCCAAGTTGAATGCATGCCATGTGTACAATTTCCACCTGACAAAATATTACATCATTTTGAATTTCTTTGCATCTTCTCTTACAAATTTCATCCAATCTTCACCaaattttgctgtgttttggaacaGCACCACCTGTTCTTTTTCATGTATGAACAATTCCAAAAAgtttcaaaattataaaaaaaaaaataaataaataaaaataaaacccgATAGATTCTGTATGACATATAGAGTTGAGTGATACCACATTTTGACATGAGCATTTTGGGCATTGGCCATTTTTACATAAACTGACTCTAAATCTGGTCCAAATGACTTCAAAATTGGCATGTGGTGTCTTTGTCTAAGTTGCTATCATAGTGAATGAGGAAAGGCATGTACCATGAAAAACATGGCTGTCATCAGCCAATCAAAATCCAGAAATTTTTAAAGGCTGTCAGAATAAAACGCTCTGTAGAAGTGCGATATTTGAAAACACAAAACAGACTCAGGGCTACAGACACATTGTACAGACAAATGGTTTTACTTAATGTAGTCTTTCTCAGAAACAAAACAGGCTTAGTTCAGCCCCatcattgctgcttgcagctatattttgtaCAATTTTTGCAAAAAGCACAAATAAAGTTTACCTATAGTAAATCATGCTCCCTATCCAGACCAGATATTTAAATACACATCCTGGACTAACATAGTCTCACCAAACAAACTCCAGTTAAACAAAAGATTTCATCTGCTTGATTCAACATTAATTGATCAGCTGGAAGATCAGCTGACTGCCACGATGGCTCCAGGAAGATTTCACCAGAGATATGGTATTTTCAGTTCCCTGCATGATTTGCTGAATGACTTCCTGGACTTCGTCCTCCAGTTTAGTAGAACCCCCTTCACTGTGGGGAAGATGGAGGAGAACCTTTCCCCTAAACATTTTTAGAGGGGTTTGTCTCTTGAGGTGGCCATGGAACTTGGAGTTTTTTACACCATCAGCGACTTTTTCTGTTAATGATGTGTGTTTGTTTCACACACACTTCCCTCAGATCCACCATGATAGTCTTCTGCTCCATCAGCTCTGCTAATCAACCAGTGTTCATGTTGACACCAAATTTTGATTTAGGTTTAGTCATAGacatttgactaaaatgccatttagctgtagtcacattttagtcatttgaattgttttagttttagtctggTTTTAGTCgactatatttacagtagatgcagtcggctaaaatctaatgagtttagttacagtgtaatgcatttattaaacatttctctaaaatgaccacactcattatataggtttcatattaaggttttatcatgatagacacacatgtaatgcctttatattaaaattaaataaaaccacaTCTCATAAAGAAataagaacatggtcttcttcaatgaaaatattataaaggcttattatgcattctttataacaacttgtttaccacattctatATCCATTCAagcatttatataaattaatttagattcatctttattagggctactaaagtgactcagtcaagagcagtgagtgattttttgtCTCTCTTTTTTGCTTCATTAACATCACTGCCACAGAAAACAGCAACTAAATTAGactactgtccctttaaaactgaacgcatggatgcaatgtactgatacacaTCTGATAGTCTCCTAATTGTTTACATTCACTTAAGATGTAACTGAGTGTGTTCACATGAATACTCATCAAAATGGACAATTCAACATCATCTGTGTATTTCTCCATTCGTGAGATGCGAAAGAGTAACTTACTCGTGTGCTGTGTGAGAGTCGCTCAAAAAACCAGACTGAATAGAGTTCTCTTTTGTATTGTCAGATTTCtccatgtctgctcttctcttactcccagattgacatttttgaacattttatgagacgtgcagcaAATGTATGCCATCTTATGTCCCACAGGATAGATCAATAGACTATGATACAGTTTATATATGTGCGCATCTAACCTCCTTACCACgcagcagattcgttctgaatAAATCTTTACCTAAATtgtccctccctaacattttcatctcgtttttattcgttgacGAAAATTTCAATAGATTTTCCTCAcagtttttgtcatttaaaagtaaACTCAGAACTTCAACATGGTGGTCTTTGACCTTTAGTAAAATGTTATAACTTTTTGTAGACTTTGCATATATTCTTGGCTATTTAAAATCATTTTCATGGTTAAAAACTTCATACAATGTTTATGAATATATACAAGGACTGTGAAAAACTGCTGATGAAAGGAACAGAACATATCCACAATATTATGAAGATACATATTTGAATATTCATACACAAAGCTGTAAATCATGTGACATCAGGTAAATTCAGGACAGAAAATATTGGTTCAGGCTGTATCTAATAACAAAGCAAACTTCAACACCTCAACACAATCCTGTTTCAGCCAGTTCCTTTGCCTGAATCTTTAGCTGTTAGATGTTACATAGACAGATGTGTATGTTTACAAATCAAGTCTAGTTAGAAACATTTTCCGTAGATGCAGTCCTAAAGGACTGAATTTGACAGAATTTCTTATTTTTACAGAATTACAGAATTCGATTCTTATTCCAAATACTTAATTTTTTCCCAAGTTAAACTGCATGTATGATTTGTCTATGTACATGACATCTGGGTAAATGTTTGCACATCATAGGGTTGCATTTACATTTTGATCACATAGCCTGTTTATCTATCGTGTACAGTAGTTCCTCATTCAGTGTTACTGGTGTGTGTTAAGAAGATAAACACATATCAACATGATGCAAGTGTTGACTCATTTTATTAGTAAATGCTTTGCTGACCAAAAATGAAGAAAACATTATTGGTTGCACAGTTAGGGAAGAAAAGCAAAACCATAAAACACTGCCATGTAACTATAACAATATCAGATGCTTGCTGTTTCTAAAGCACATGTTTGATCTTCATGCTGATGGATTTCTTGTTGAGAGTGTTTTTCCAGGTTAACCAAAAAACACCAATGCCGGAATGGGCATGATCTTCTTTCCATAAGTACACGCCATTGGGGTTTGCGAAGTGACAAATTTTGTACCAAAATCCTCCCAGATTCTGTCTAGCACAGTTCCCTTTATTGGCATCTTGGTCGTGGTCAAAGGTGGAGAACTTCTGGTCATTGTGGTAGGTCAATGAGTCACCTGCAGAGAGGAAGAAAATCGCTAAGGACAAGAAATAAGTGCAATGAGCTTTCGTGTATATGTGTGAAAGTGTCTGACCTGCTCCTCCATCCTTGAACCCTGAAACATGCAGTTTATACCCATCAGCTTCAGGACCCACAGAGAAGGATGAGTACAGAGCGAAAACTTTCCTTCCTTCAAAGTCCTCCAGATCCACTCTCAGCATGTACTTCCTGTTGCTTGTCAGCTGGTACATGTTCTCcagccctgatcaaacacacacaTGAAGAACACGTTCAACCAAACCAGACATTCTACTGGGATATAaatccaatttttattatttttttttaattattattattatcattccaGCTATAATACACAGTGTCCCCAAAACATATTTGGCCTATGACATTTATGTCTAACTAAGCTCACTGTGTTCATTTTAAAATACTAGTCCAGCAGGAAGGAAAGGTTGTAAGTTTTGACACAACCCAAAATACACTTGAACACATGAATCATTACCCAGCCAGTATTCGCCCTCGGTGGTCCCGAATCCTGTCTTGTACTTTTCCCATGGCTGATAGAAATTGATACTGCCGTCCATTCTCCTCTGAATCACCTGAGATGGGTTGTAGCACTTTTCATGTTAAAGGCTTATTCTATGTTATCTATGTATGTTTGATTATTTAAACCATACCGTCCATCCTCCTTTATCTTCATCTTTCCCATCTGAGATCATGTGACAGTAAACCCAGACAGGAACGTCACCTGCTGGATAGATGGAGTAAATCCCACTGACTGTTTGTCCTGATTTATAGACGTCAGAGCAGTCGAATGGTTTGAATTCACACACAAAAGACTCCGTGAAAACAGAGAGCAGAGCTGCGACAAACACCGTCATCTAGAGAGAAATGACTGATCAAGTTCCACACTGAAATATAATACCAGAGATGTATAGTAACGAAGTAGAACTACTTCACTACTGTACTTAAGTACTAAAAGGCCGTATCTGTACTCTACTGGAGTATTGTTTTTTTCTCCTACTTCCACTTTTACTTCAGTACATATTTTCGATGAGTTTAATACTTTTACTCCAGTAGATTTTTTATGTGCTGCATCGTTACTCGTtacaattataaaaatgttaCGAATCATTCCAAACCCACATTATCACTGCCAGGGCAGTAGATGGCTCTGTCACAGGTTTGAATAAGCTGGCTCATCATTGAGCGAATCAGACGATCAAAGAAGACAGCGCTGCCTAACTGCATTGAGAGCACTTTAGTTTGTTTTCTACAAGGAAAAACCAGAAATTCCACTTTCAACTTCTTCACTTTCAACTGATCGTGGCGATGAGGAAGAAAACCACCGGTGGCCCTATTTAGAGTCCATGTTTGCATTTGTCGGAGTGAAAGACAATTCATATAGAATCCCGAAAGATTGCGAAATAATGGCCTTCAAAAATTCACTGTCaaagttaaaaataatataatacataaaacaCAGCAGTTTGAGCTATCCGTAAGCGCTAGATAAGTTAACTAACGTTAGCTACCCGCAGTTCATAACATGCGATGTTCACTTAACATTAACTAGCTGGCTATCATAAAGACTGTGTCACGCTGAATGGTGTTTTTGaccaatcatatatatatatatatatatatatatatatatatatatatatatatatttatttattgatgcaCACTAGTTTAAGAAGGGAATCAGCGGTGGAGAAAAAAAGGCACAATTTAGGTATTCTTTTCATAACATTGTTTCAAACCTGTTTGacacaaaaaagatatttaaaataaacaaaacaatatgTCTTTTGACTGCTTTCTTTAATAACTACATAACAcaatacttgtacttttactttcagTATTTGAGTAGTAAATTTGAAAATAAACTACTTGCAATACTTAAGTACAAAAAATGTTGAATACTTTAGTACTTCCACTTAAGACTTCTACTCAAGTCACTTTTTAGATAGAGCacttgtacttttactcaagtctgGGTCTCTAGTACTTTATACATCTCTGTATaatacacataaatgctgaaGAATAAAGGCATAACTCACTCTTTGTGTCGTCAAGACTAAGGCAGAGAAGTTCAGATCACTGGGTCTTCAGTCTCTGAGTGCTTTGTTTAGACCATTTACGGTTTTCTCAACTCAGCCTTTATCAGTTTGAACGCATCTTTTAAACTAATTTCTGTGTTGTGcaataatgttgaaatattgCAAGAAAATCATTTGAATGTTTTGCACAACACACATTCGACTGTTTTATAATAACCTTAAATGTTACACCTGGCTCAAGGATGTAACGTTAAGGGAGACGACACAGTGAAATAAattcaaatgtaatatttattataacacaattaacaaaaataacaatCAAAACATCAGTATCAGTAGGTTCAATCAGTGTGAAAGGTGAATGAatggatgcagaaagtgttgtcAGTGCTAGTGAATGGATGCAAAACATAATGCCACATATTGGAGCACAGCTCTGGCCAACTGCCCGAACAACAGTGGAACAGCG
This region includes:
- the LOC141336162 gene encoding microfibril-associated glycoprotein 4-like — encoded protein: MTVFVAALLSVFTESFVCEFKPFDCSDVYKSGQTVSGIYSIYPAGDVPVWVYCHMISDGKDEDKGGWTVIQRRMDGSINFYQPWEKYKTGFGTTEGEYWLGLENMYQLTSNRKYMLRVDLEDFEGRKVFALYSSFSVGPEADGYKLHVSGFKDGGAGDSLTYHNDQKFSTFDHDQDANKGNCARQNLGGFWYKICHFANPNGVYLWKEDHAHSGIGVFWLTWKNTLNKKSISMKIKHVL
- the LOC141336166 gene encoding microfibril-associated glycoprotein 4-like, which codes for MVFLVALLPVLLVNGCSQHGDMPLDCSDVYNSGQTVSGIYSIYPAGEVPVWVYCEMISEGKDEDKGEWTVIQRRMDGSVNFYRPWNQYKRGFGNVESEYWLGLENMYQLTSNRKYMLRVDLEDFEGRKGFALYSSFSVDCETDGYTLHVLEFTDGGAGDSLSYHNGQKFSTFDKDQDTDSNNCAKLYLGAFWYQACHHANPNSVYLWGEDPTIFAIGNVWYTWKNNWDVGMKSISMKIKRVS
- the LOC141336156 gene encoding microfibril-associated glycoprotein 4-like; this encodes MVFLVALLPVLLVNGCSQHEDCSDVYNSGQTVSGIYSIYPAGGFPVWVYCEMISDGKDEDNGGWTVIQRRMDGSVNFYRPWNQYKRGFGNVESEYWLGLENMYQLTRKNKYMLRVDLEDFEGNKVSALYSSFSVDCETDGYQLHVSGFTDGGAGDSLSGHNGFKFSTFDKDQDVSDANCAKLFLGAFWYSNCHNSNPNGMYLWGEDPTIHAIGAVWSSWKNYAVSMKSITMKIKRVS